A single region of the Fimbriimonadaceae bacterium genome encodes:
- a CDS encoding PEP-CTERM sorting domain-containing protein — protein MLKKVFLAAGLVALALGAQAQSRSSFLGVSQINGITVTPSGGGLVYTVAVGAAPTFVYNSVTYNIQNVLGFWSLRNQDPDNLGATGSNFTGLNGNWTWNDSTSGTGSIAGWKSNPNDGIFANQSDTFTYTAINAGNIDQFGFHVRLTEGFFPGTQGNTGHITLDPVPEPASLAILGVGALALLRRRRQTR, from the coding sequence TATTTTTGGCGGCTGGTTTGGTTGCGTTGGCGCTCGGCGCTCAGGCTCAATCGCGAAGCTCTTTTCTTGGGGTAAGTCAAATCAACGGGATCACCGTAACGCCAAGCGGCGGCGGCCTCGTCTACACGGTTGCTGTGGGCGCTGCGCCGACGTTCGTTTATAACAGCGTCACGTACAATATCCAAAACGTTCTGGGATTCTGGTCCCTGCGAAATCAGGACCCCGATAACCTCGGAGCGACCGGAAGCAACTTTACCGGCCTGAACGGCAACTGGACGTGGAACGACAGCACTTCGGGTACAGGCTCGATCGCAGGCTGGAAGTCCAATCCGAACGACGGCATCTTTGCCAATCAATCGGACACCTTTACCTACACGGCGATCAACGCTGGAAACATTGACCAGTTCGGTTTCCACGTTCGTTTGACCGAAGGATTCTTCCCCGGCACACAGGGCAACACGGGCCACATCACGCTTGACCCGGTACCCGAGCCCGCTTCGCTTGCGATCCTTGGTGTTGGCGCTTTGGCATTGCTGCGACGTCGACGACAGACCCGATAA
- a CDS encoding glycogen debranching enzyme family protein, whose translation MGYRFDQEQCRNLDFSSRHEWVLTNGAGGFAMGTIAGLNTRRYHGHLLSCSDSMERTLLLANIECTLQAEGNPVSLSTNQYPGAIFPEGYLYLESFEVGTKAVWRWRVGKCRLEKVIWLVRHENAAVIEYRNVGEIPFSLALRPLVAHRSYHGEFHESADYPQRMLFEAEATAVVDDPTPIRIEHTGAQRVPVQGWYYRFDHARELERGLNYREDLYCPCELQYELAPGQTARLMVNTYEEMDLTEPVQSPLSQPLGASLASAAGVYLIDKPGSEAIIAGYPWFTSWGRDTMISLPGLCLHTGRIDLARRILMRYSEHLKKGLIPNRFVEDGGADYNTVDATLWFVQALYETLKMEWDIPFAEFAYECIKDVLHCHRKGTEYGIRVDLEDGLLTQGVPGEQLTWMDAKIGDWVVTPRHGKPVEINGLWVNALWVMAWLSKELGKQSWRYEKAAKFAEDSFESKFWCASRGHYFDTVDPFDATLRPNQLIAMSLPFGPAKGKRAEQALSHIERELLTPYGLRTMGPSESGYQARFEGTLRELDAAYHQGTVWPWLMGPYVTALDKLRGDKGEAKRILRQGREMLTEYGIGGLAEVYDGDAPHRANGCPWQAWSVAEWLRAWKENADGD comes from the coding sequence ATGGGCTATCGGTTTGATCAAGAGCAATGCCGCAATCTCGATTTCTCGTCTCGTCACGAATGGGTTTTGACGAACGGAGCGGGCGGCTTTGCTATGGGGACGATCGCAGGATTGAACACCCGCCGCTATCACGGTCACCTGCTTTCATGCAGCGACTCGATGGAGCGGACGCTTCTTCTGGCAAACATAGAGTGCACCCTTCAGGCAGAGGGTAACCCCGTCTCACTTTCTACCAATCAGTACCCGGGAGCAATCTTCCCCGAGGGCTACCTTTATCTGGAGTCCTTCGAGGTTGGGACGAAGGCCGTGTGGCGTTGGCGGGTTGGGAAATGCCGCCTGGAGAAGGTGATCTGGCTGGTTCGACATGAGAACGCCGCCGTGATCGAGTATCGAAACGTAGGGGAAATCCCATTCTCTCTTGCGTTAAGACCGCTGGTCGCCCACCGCAGCTATCATGGCGAGTTTCATGAGAGCGCCGATTACCCCCAACGTATGCTCTTCGAGGCCGAAGCCACTGCGGTAGTGGATGATCCCACCCCAATTCGTATTGAGCACACAGGTGCGCAGCGCGTTCCTGTTCAGGGCTGGTACTACCGGTTCGATCATGCACGCGAGCTTGAAAGAGGACTCAACTATCGAGAGGATCTCTACTGCCCGTGCGAACTACAATACGAACTCGCTCCCGGACAAACCGCACGATTGATGGTCAACACCTACGAAGAGATGGACCTTACTGAGCCCGTACAGAGCCCACTCTCTCAACCCCTGGGCGCGAGCTTGGCATCAGCTGCTGGGGTTTATCTGATCGATAAGCCAGGCAGTGAAGCGATCATCGCGGGTTACCCGTGGTTTACGTCTTGGGGACGAGACACGATGATCTCCCTGCCGGGCTTGTGTCTCCACACCGGACGCATCGATCTGGCAAGACGCATCCTCATGCGATATTCGGAGCACCTGAAAAAGGGGTTGATTCCAAACAGATTTGTAGAGGATGGAGGCGCAGACTATAACACGGTTGACGCAACGTTGTGGTTTGTACAAGCTTTGTACGAAACCCTGAAAATGGAATGGGACATTCCGTTCGCCGAGTTTGCCTACGAGTGCATCAAGGATGTTTTACACTGCCACCGCAAGGGCACCGAGTACGGTATTCGAGTGGACCTTGAGGACGGACTACTCACGCAAGGCGTTCCAGGGGAGCAACTCACCTGGATGGACGCAAAAATTGGTGACTGGGTGGTGACCCCTCGTCACGGCAAGCCGGTTGAGATCAACGGGCTTTGGGTGAATGCCCTGTGGGTCATGGCTTGGCTTTCGAAGGAGCTCGGCAAGCAATCGTGGCGCTACGAGAAGGCGGCGAAGTTTGCCGAAGACAGCTTTGAATCCAAGTTCTGGTGCGCATCCAGGGGCCACTACTTCGACACCGTCGATCCCTTCGATGCAACCCTTCGTCCGAACCAGTTGATCGCAATGTCTCTCCCGTTTGGACCTGCTAAAGGCAAACGCGCCGAACAGGCTTTGAGCCACATCGAACGGGAGCTTCTGACGCCGTATGGATTGAGGACGATGGGGCCATCGGAATCGGGCTATCAAGCGCGATTTGAAGGCACACTCCGTGAGCTTGATGCGGCGTACCATCAAGGAACCGTTTGGCCCTGGCTGATGGGCCCTTATGTTACGGCGCTAGACAAGCTTCGAGGAGATAAGGGTGAAGCGAAACGGATTCTGCGCCAGGGGCGAGAGATGCTGACGGAATATGGGATCGGAGGATTGGCGGAGGTCTACGATGGAGACGCCCCCCACCGCGCCAACGGATGTCCCTGGCAGGCCTGGAGCGTCGCCGAGTGGCTAAGGGCTTGGAAAGAAAACGCCGATGGCGATTAG
- a CDS encoding LPS-assembly protein LptD — translation MAWLIGTPAPVLSPLSVAPAFVIQSEQIDQVLRIEWRHKSADLEAKTLTFTGGVKAYYGPTVLTAEKLTLYMKDGEERGVAEGDVRIDDPDGMILAQRFEFNWALGTGNAQDVEVHVDRLVVKAESIDVMPDAWTLKNIVAMPCPDEPGRITISGDSAVVRPGKSGVVRRIALNVFGKKVLSLPKHTFSLDSRSQGISMPSLSVRPGTGVGVTWSSDIPVAADTFVSGSFSSFTGRRPRTDFMLSQDLLKGGSERSVRPGSELGDPFSDSYLDNVLVKSPESEHKRLSARVFTAGIGSAWNLSSGGSLGGGGISKPWDIAVEMGGTVGPLATTAQIRYQRIGENGGGYRNRAVVSSTVGIPAYSVNSQLSTLARFDARMYLGNEKFGWMRGTAGLLWKPAKELQIAVGRTFTVDTGTPSFSFDDLDRKHTWITRADLELGPRKLSVIGKYDSERSTLYDREVFLSQVAGCFELYLLYRQEPRRFGIGFQFRAFDVFERLKSRDIQRKEKTPKAPHLTVIGG, via the coding sequence ATGGCTTGGCTCATCGGCACACCGGCTCCTGTTCTCTCGCCGCTTAGCGTTGCGCCAGCTTTTGTGATCCAATCGGAGCAGATCGACCAAGTTCTTCGCATCGAATGGCGGCACAAATCAGCCGATCTCGAAGCCAAAACCCTTACTTTTACTGGGGGCGTCAAAGCCTACTACGGTCCAACGGTCTTAACGGCTGAGAAGCTCACACTCTATATGAAGGATGGAGAGGAGAGGGGTGTCGCCGAGGGGGACGTTCGTATCGACGATCCAGACGGAATGATTCTCGCTCAGCGCTTCGAATTCAATTGGGCGCTTGGGACGGGTAACGCCCAAGATGTAGAGGTTCATGTGGACCGTCTCGTGGTGAAAGCAGAGTCGATCGACGTGATGCCAGACGCCTGGACGCTCAAGAACATCGTCGCGATGCCCTGCCCCGACGAACCCGGTCGCATCACGATCAGCGGGGATTCGGCTGTGGTCCGTCCAGGAAAGAGCGGCGTCGTTCGGCGCATCGCGCTCAACGTTTTTGGAAAGAAGGTCTTGTCTCTGCCCAAGCACACGTTCAGCCTCGATAGTCGCTCACAAGGGATTTCCATGCCATCTCTTAGCGTTCGTCCAGGAACAGGCGTTGGCGTGACTTGGTCGAGCGACATCCCGGTGGCTGCGGATACTTTCGTGTCCGGATCGTTCTCAAGCTTTACAGGACGTCGGCCCCGGACCGACTTCATGCTCAGCCAAGACTTGCTCAAAGGCGGGTCGGAACGATCCGTGCGTCCCGGCTCTGAGCTCGGCGATCCATTCTCCGACTCTTACCTCGACAACGTATTGGTCAAAAGCCCAGAATCCGAGCACAAACGGCTATCTGCCCGTGTCTTCACTGCCGGTATCGGCTCGGCGTGGAACCTCTCGTCGGGTGGCAGCCTCGGCGGTGGAGGAATCTCAAAACCCTGGGATATCGCAGTTGAGATGGGGGGAACGGTTGGACCGCTGGCAACGACCGCACAGATACGCTACCAGCGCATTGGTGAGAACGGCGGCGGCTATCGCAATCGCGCTGTTGTGTCGAGCACCGTCGGAATCCCTGCCTACAGTGTCAACTCTCAACTGTCCACCCTCGCCCGGTTCGATGCGCGAATGTACTTGGGTAACGAAAAGTTTGGCTGGATGCGCGGCACCGCGGGTCTGCTCTGGAAGCCCGCCAAAGAGTTACAGATCGCAGTCGGGCGTACCTTTACGGTAGATACAGGCACACCCTCGTTCAGTTTTGATGATCTGGATCGAAAGCATACGTGGATCACGCGTGCCGACTTGGAGCTTGGCCCGCGCAAGCTTTCGGTTATCGGGAAGTACGATTCGGAGCGCAGCACACTCTACGATAGAGAGGTTTTTCTTTCGCAGGTGGCAGGGTGTTTCGAGCTGTATCTGCTGTATCGACAGGAGCCACGGCGGTTTGGGATAGGGTTCCAATTCCGCGCGTTCGATGTATTCGAGCGCCTAAAAAGTAGGGATATCCAGAGAAAAGAAAAGACGCCAAAGGCGCCTCATCTGACCGTTATTGGCGGTTGA
- a CDS encoding sigma-70 family RNA polymerase sigma factor, with translation MLEARTVPISRSEAIQEELYWVVRCRAGDEVALGYLITRHRNRLIRTAANLLRDRHEAEDVAQEAFLKAFREIHRLRDDRAFAGFLYRICVRLCMDRLRLKRPELVEFDTAQPHDGGIVENRVVIEKVLDLLSPELRTTLVLREMEQLSYEEVAELMHVPVGTVRSRLHTARERFRKLWLEANRE, from the coding sequence ATGCTTGAAGCTCGTACCGTCCCCATATCCCGTTCGGAAGCTATACAGGAGGAGTTGTATTGGGTTGTTCGTTGCCGCGCCGGCGACGAAGTTGCCCTCGGCTACCTGATAACCCGACACCGTAACCGCCTCATTCGAACCGCCGCCAACCTGTTGCGAGATCGCCACGAAGCCGAAGATGTAGCGCAAGAAGCGTTCCTTAAGGCTTTTCGTGAGATTCATCGGCTACGGGATGATCGCGCGTTCGCCGGATTTCTCTATCGCATCTGTGTCCGTCTTTGCATGGACAGGCTGCGACTAAAGCGCCCTGAACTCGTCGAGTTCGACACCGCCCAACCGCACGACGGTGGGATTGTCGAAAACCGAGTGGTGATCGAAAAGGTCTTGGACCTTCTATCGCCCGAACTGCGTACAACGCTTGTACTTCGCGAAATGGAACAACTGAGCTATGAAGAGGTTGCCGAATTGATGCACGTTCCTGTGGGAACGGTGCGTTCGCGCCTCCATACGGCTCGTGAGCGCTTCCGGAAGCTTTGGTTGGAGGCTAATCGCGAGTGA
- a CDS encoding HD domain-containing protein: MHDLQASRIRPIAERRQTLVESLRQDPAGLSWCELHSDLIDEAIREIYEAVRRAHPDLPHISIVGVGGYGRRELAPYSDIDIVVIPIEETHPALDVAVKELYFHLHEAFRTQFGLEPGYAYRLINDAIALDAKSQTGMLDARLVAGSHAPLQAFQGLFHESFVAGEFVLAKIREREENFRTYHDTPLVTAPHLKEGAGGIRCFHCANWIRLSIETMPARPSSAFDSVAKYRNLLHVVAGKPTDHLTWARQGELAELLSTTPNDLMSELATSMLAVHEEYIAALDVLRESRYRIAPGVMAIRGEARVTGDATLSAAAQGIAIATELGLRVESDVSESSPDVDGAEALHAISSGEVTLRNLDRSGLLDRLLPELTACRTLMPQDPTHTYSVFEHTLRVIRNLDNVPREGYLGNVRAAVSAKPALYLAALLHDTGKIDPLREHSELGAEITLRVAQRWGIASNVRDTVAWLVREHLTLDRFLRTRDVENAQAAWDFATIVQNQERLDMLTLLTYADVNAVSDTAWTVTQDSYLRVLHERTTAALEGETSTAPAPATFRRMLERELIKEDIDDDEIRAYLQALPPHYILSTPTETAKRHLQHERRAREGAVIVEVNHRPDAHTSEITVCCLDAPGLLSKILGVVYAYDVTTLGVRAATTRTDKPVAIDTLTVSFNENCVPFATERQIETGLREVIEGRTPVADILKKRGKDASRKQDQFTYTFTEGKPGILEVRAPRGRGMAYRMSQLISENAWNISTARFGQWAGRGSATFYISGKDEAPLSATDVEQALSRGV, from the coding sequence ATGCACGATTTGCAGGCTTCTCGAATACGCCCGATCGCTGAACGTCGACAGACGTTGGTGGAAAGTCTGCGCCAAGACCCCGCCGGACTTAGCTGGTGCGAACTCCACTCGGACCTCATCGACGAAGCGATTCGAGAGATTTACGAGGCTGTCCGAAGAGCGCACCCTGACCTACCGCATATCTCGATTGTGGGTGTGGGTGGTTATGGAAGACGCGAACTTGCCCCTTATTCGGACATCGACATCGTTGTGATCCCCATCGAGGAGACCCATCCCGCCCTCGATGTCGCTGTTAAAGAGCTTTACTTTCACCTGCACGAGGCTTTCCGAACTCAGTTTGGGTTAGAACCTGGATACGCCTATCGGCTCATCAACGACGCCATTGCTCTGGATGCCAAGTCTCAAACCGGGATGCTCGACGCCCGACTGGTCGCGGGTTCTCACGCACCGCTGCAAGCCTTCCAAGGGCTGTTTCATGAGTCATTTGTCGCCGGTGAGTTTGTGCTTGCAAAAATTCGCGAGCGCGAAGAGAATTTTCGGACCTACCATGACACCCCCCTCGTTACTGCTCCCCATCTCAAAGAGGGTGCAGGGGGCATTCGGTGTTTTCATTGCGCGAACTGGATACGCCTCTCCATTGAGACCATGCCTGCGCGGCCCAGCTCGGCTTTCGACTCGGTCGCGAAGTATCGCAATCTTCTCCACGTTGTTGCAGGCAAGCCCACCGACCATCTGACGTGGGCACGTCAAGGCGAACTCGCCGAACTGCTCTCCACAACGCCCAACGACCTTATGTCCGAACTTGCAACGAGCATGCTCGCGGTCCACGAAGAGTACATCGCAGCGCTTGACGTCCTCCGCGAATCGCGATACCGCATCGCCCCCGGAGTGATGGCGATCCGTGGTGAAGCAAGAGTGACTGGCGATGCGACGCTGAGCGCAGCCGCCCAAGGCATCGCGATTGCGACAGAGCTTGGACTGCGCGTGGAATCGGATGTGTCTGAATCTAGCCCGGATGTTGATGGGGCAGAGGCACTGCACGCTATCTCGTCAGGCGAGGTGACGCTGCGGAATCTTGACCGGTCCGGACTGCTTGACAGGCTGCTCCCCGAACTCACCGCTTGCCGGACGCTCATGCCCCAAGACCCTACGCACACCTACTCGGTCTTTGAACACACACTGCGCGTTATCCGCAACCTCGACAACGTCCCTCGCGAGGGATACTTGGGCAACGTTCGCGCGGCTGTCTCGGCAAAGCCAGCGCTGTATCTCGCCGCGCTGCTCCATGACACTGGCAAAATCGATCCACTGCGAGAGCACAGCGAGTTAGGCGCCGAAATCACCCTTCGAGTGGCTCAACGGTGGGGGATTGCCTCAAATGTGCGCGATACGGTTGCCTGGCTGGTTCGGGAGCACCTGACACTGGATCGCTTCTTGCGGACTCGCGATGTCGAAAACGCACAGGCCGCTTGGGATTTCGCCACGATTGTGCAAAACCAAGAGCGACTTGATATGCTCACGCTCTTAACCTACGCCGACGTCAATGCCGTATCCGATACTGCTTGGACCGTCACCCAAGACAGCTACCTACGCGTCCTCCACGAGCGGACAACAGCCGCGCTCGAAGGGGAGACATCCACGGCACCGGCGCCCGCAACCTTCCGCCGAATGCTTGAGCGCGAGCTGATTAAAGAGGACATCGACGACGACGAGATCCGCGCCTATCTGCAAGCGTTACCGCCGCATTACATCCTCAGCACACCCACCGAGACAGCAAAACGGCATCTCCAGCACGAGCGGCGTGCGCGCGAAGGCGCTGTCATCGTTGAGGTGAACCATAGACCCGACGCCCACACCAGCGAGATCACGGTCTGCTGCCTGGACGCGCCCGGATTACTGAGCAAGATCCTTGGTGTGGTTTACGCCTACGACGTCACAACTCTCGGCGTTCGCGCGGCGACCACTCGTACCGATAAGCCGGTCGCCATCGACACCCTGACCGTCAGTTTCAACGAAAACTGCGTCCCTTTCGCGACAGAAAGGCAGATCGAAACCGGCCTTCGCGAAGTTATCGAAGGCCGTACGCCGGTCGCTGACATTCTCAAGAAGCGCGGCAAGGACGCCAGCCGTAAACAGGACCAGTTCACGTATACGTTCACCGAGGGCAAGCCGGGAATCCTTGAAGTGCGTGCCCCACGCGGACGCGGCATGGCCTATCGCATGTCTCAGCTCATCTCCGAAAACGCTTGGAACATCTCCACTGCAAGATTTGGGCAATGGGCAGGACGGGGTTCGGCGACTTTCTATATCTCTGGTAAGGATGAAGCCCCCCTTTCGGCGACGGACGTCGAGCAGGCTCTCTCGCGAGGGGTATAG
- a CDS encoding TrkA family potassium uptake protein: MNAVIFGCGRTGAALALQLRAAKYSVTIIEQNPEALIRLGNDHGCEIIIGSGLDNEVLQRANLANAEAFFALTRGDNTNLMAAQIVRLKYNCPRVCVKVSDPLRADAYRKMGYVCINPPSLAAGMMLDWVLEREYKPVDAYNDLPEELKV, from the coding sequence ATGAATGCGGTCATTTTTGGATGCGGCCGAACCGGCGCAGCGCTTGCCCTGCAACTGCGGGCTGCAAAATACAGCGTGACGATTATCGAGCAAAACCCTGAGGCGCTCATACGTTTGGGCAACGATCACGGGTGCGAAATAATCATCGGCAGTGGCCTCGATAACGAGGTTCTCCAACGCGCAAACCTCGCGAACGCGGAGGCTTTTTTCGCGCTTACTCGCGGTGACAACACCAACCTTATGGCGGCCCAGATCGTGCGGCTCAAGTACAACTGCCCTCGCGTCTGTGTCAAGGTTTCCGATCCGCTCCGCGCCGATGCGTACCGCAAGATGGGCTACGTCTGCATCAATCCCCCCTCACTCGCCGCTGGCATGATGCTGGACTGGGTTTTGGAGAGAGAGTATAAGCCGGTTGATGCGTACAACGATCTCCCCGAGGAGCTGAAGGTTTAG
- a CDS encoding TrkA family potassium uptake protein produces MYMVLVGGGNVGLELAKRLIEADHEVLVLEKDARSAVRLIQLIGEENVLIGDGCEVVVQKSAGLERADVVVAVTGEDEDNLVVCQMAKALWNVDRVLARVNDPDHVEVFKQLGIDDTVSATGIIYSLLEQQISPDVVVPVGALGRGNLEIVEVELSSRSPVVGKKVRDLVLPAQTNIIWIVREDHGLGVTGDTDLLVGDMVVALVNRDHSIEFRAALHPVMAQG; encoded by the coding sequence ATGTATATGGTTCTCGTTGGCGGTGGCAATGTCGGGCTTGAGCTCGCCAAGCGGCTGATCGAAGCCGATCACGAAGTGCTCGTTCTCGAAAAGGATGCTCGCAGCGCCGTACGGTTGATTCAGCTCATCGGCGAAGAGAATGTTTTGATCGGCGATGGCTGCGAGGTTGTGGTGCAAAAGAGCGCAGGTCTTGAGCGTGCCGATGTCGTCGTTGCTGTGACGGGCGAGGATGAAGACAACCTTGTGGTCTGCCAGATGGCAAAAGCGCTTTGGAATGTCGACCGGGTTTTGGCCCGAGTCAACGATCCCGACCATGTCGAGGTCTTTAAGCAACTCGGTATCGACGACACGGTCAGCGCCACCGGCATCATCTATTCCCTGCTTGAGCAGCAGATATCGCCTGACGTGGTTGTTCCGGTTGGCGCGTTGGGTCGCGGCAACCTCGAAATCGTGGAGGTAGAGCTCAGTTCACGCTCGCCGGTAGTCGGGAAGAAGGTGCGTGATCTCGTTCTGCCCGCACAAACGAATATCATCTGGATCGTTCGAGAAGATCACGGGTTGGGCGTGACCGGTGACACCGATCTTCTTGTGGGAGATATGGTCGTCGCGCTCGTGAATCGAGACCACTCCATTGAGTTTCGCGCTGCCCTCCATCCTGTGATGGCCCAGGGCTAA